The proteins below are encoded in one region of Cucurbita pepo subsp. pepo cultivar mu-cu-16 chromosome LG10, ASM280686v2, whole genome shotgun sequence:
- the LOC111803662 gene encoding dof zinc finger protein DOF1.5-like: MAQVHGSATAGIKLFGTIIPLQTRKVKDQPEKGGGGGGEGDQTEMKRPEKIIPCPRCKSMDTKFCYFNNYNVNQPRHFCKGCQRYWTAGGALRNVPIGAGRRRAKPPPNCRTLSGELPDDYGQLYDAASGIIHQLELDAVEGWHLAVAEQDFTQVFPLKRKKIIGLFFFFFF; the protein is encoded by the coding sequence ATGGCTCAGGTTCATGGTAGCGCCACGGCTGGAATTAAGCTTTTTGGCACTATCATTCCTTTGCAGACCAGAAAAGTCAAGGATCAACCGGAGaaaggcggcggcggcggcggtgaaGGTGATCAAACAGAGATGAAGAGGCCTGAAAAGATTATTCCATGTCCGAGATGTAAGAGCATGGACACCAAATTCTGTTACTTTAACAATTACAATGTTAATCAGCCCAGACATTTCTGTAAGGGTTGTCAAAGGTACTGGACTGCTGGTGGGGCGCTCCGGAATGTCCCCATCGGAGCTGGACGACGGAGAGCCAAGCCGCCGCCCAATTGCCGGACGCTTTCCGGCGAGCTGCCCGATGATTATGGGCAACTTTACGATGCTGCTTCTGGGATTATTCATCAGCTTGAATTGGACGCGGTGGAGGGGTGGCATCTGGCGGTGGCGGAACAGGATTTTACCCAAGTTTTTCCTCTCAAACGCAAGAAGATTATCGGNctttttttttttttttttttctaa
- the LOC111804098 gene encoding U-box domain-containing protein 7-like encodes MNPSSSSSSSSSSAQTPIWVYSYVKLRFFNRIRRFLRSKTPKKPYVSPTESIAISPNITPTSNEAIHVAEPDCDCTGGIGGGADEFAVALRRTVKKLHFGSWEEKEIAAKVIVNMAKEDVKVKKLMVELRVVPALVSMVTSDAVGRPEVAVEALLELAKGSFENKALMVEAGILHKLPSNIQAMDESAKHDFARLLLSLSSLINSHFTIALQANESVIPFLLGILELTSNFETQRCCLETLYNISTVLENVGPLVSNGVVQTLLKMSSSKGLSDRALAALGNLVVTSQGKRAMESSPMVPDSLIEIMTWEDKPKSIELSAYILMILAHQSSEQREKMAKSGIVAVLLEVGLLGSPLAQKRALKLLQWFKNEKQAKMYPHSGPQTGRIVIGSPVNQREVQEGRKMMKNLVKQSLYKNLELITGRASAGDSAKLKNLVISTSSKSLPF; translated from the exons ATGAATCcaagttcttcttcttcttcttcttcttcttctgctcaAACACCCATTTGGGTATATTCATACGTGAAGCTCCGATTCTTCAATCGAATCCGGAGGTTCCTTCGTTCCAAAACGCCCAAAAAGCCGTATGTCTCTCCCACGGAATCCATCGCTATTTCACCCAATATTACACCAACCAGTAATGAAGCTATACACGTAGCAGAACCTGATTGCGACTGTACCGGTGGAATTGGTGGTGGCGCGGATGAATTCGCGGTGGCGTTGAGGAGGACAGTGAAGAAGCTTCACTTTGGGAGCTGGGAAGAGAAGGAGATAGCAGCCAAGGTGATTGTGAATATGGCTAAAGAGGACGTGAAGGTGAAAAAGTTAATGGTGGAGCTCCGGGTTGTACCGGCCTTGGTTTCGATGGTGACGTCCGACGCCGTGGGGCGACCGGAAGTGGCTGTGGAAGCGTTGCTTGAGCTTGCCAAAGGAAGCTTCGA GAACAAGGCCCTCATGGTGGAAGCAGGAATCTTACACAAACTTCCAAGTAACATCCAAGCCATGGATGAATCAGCAAAACATGATTTTGCAAGATTGCTGCTGTCACTGTCGTCTCTGATCAATTCCCATTTCACAATTGCCTTACAGGCGAATGAAAGTGTTATCCCATTCCTTTTGGGGATTCTAGAATTAACCTCAAATTTCGAGACCCAAAGATGCTGCCTTGAAACTCTGTATAACATCTCCACAGTGCTCGAGAATGTAGGGCCTCTGGTCTCAAATGGTGTGGTGCAAACCCTCTTGAAAATGTCCTCATCCAAAGGCCTTTCGGATAGAGCCCTCGCAGCATTGGGGAACTTGGTGGTGACTTCACAGGGAAAAAGGGCAATGGAGAGCAGCCCAATGGTCCCGGATAGTCTGATAGAGATTATGACATGGGAGGACAAACCAAAATCTATTGAGTTATCCGCTTATATCTTAATGATATTGGCACATCAGAGCTCagaacagagagagaagatGGCGAAATCTGGGATTGTTGCAGTGCTTCTTGAAGTGGGATTACTAGGTAGTCCACTGGCTCAAAAGAGGGCTCTAAAGCTATTACAATGGTTTAAGAATGAGAAGCAAGCAAAAATGTATCCACATTCTGGGCCACAGACAGGAAGAATAGTGATCGGGTCGCCTGTAAATCAAAGAGAAGTTCAGGAAGGGagaaaaatgatgaagaaTTTGGTGAAACAGAGCTTGTATAAGAATCTGGAGTTGATTACTGGGCGAGCCAGTGCGGGAGATTCAGCAAAGCTGAAGAACTTGGTGATTAGCACCAGTTCCAAGAGTTTACCTTTCTGA
- the LOC111804099 gene encoding uncharacterized protein LOC111804099 isoform X2: MFQESLFRGPSLLRTIFGHRPFLLLFGLCQSSLSHHFLSHPYKNMKLKFMNRELYHLQAFTSNFTFAIQLLCTQFSFLHLNMGQNSNGLEWFMNVFKKMEDRCLEMCDVLEKEVLKYVEGQLNSVDINEDHFQQPRLDVGEDQSPEKAYCANQNASSSVAFGNVPGEHLVKTEDGKTIQASKKQNHLIIEPNHFSANQKIENKNAKANISWPSRKQSQKPNAITDEILKCSPSTIQNDEFPDWEIV, encoded by the exons ATGTTTCAGGAGTCTCTTTTCAGGGGCCCCTCTCTTCTCAGAACTATTTTTGGACACCGTCCCTTCCTCCTCCTTTTTGGACTCTGCCAAAGCTCTCTCTCCcaccattttctctctcatccttataagaatatgaaattaaaatttatgaatcgGGAACTCTACCATCTTCAGGCTTTTACTTCTAACTTCACTTTTGCAATTCAACTTCTTTGCACTCAG ttttcttttcttcatctgAACATGGGGCAAAACTCTAATGGCTTGGAATGGTTTATGAATGTCTTCAAGAAAATGGAGGACAGATGCTTGGAGATGTGTGATGTCTTGGAGAAG GAAGTCTTGAAATATGTAGAAGGCCAGCTAAATTCGGTTGATATTAACGAAGATCACTTCCAACAGCCACGTTTGGATGTTGGAGAAGATCAGTCTCCTGAGAAGGCGTATTGTGCAAATCAAAATGCATCTTCCTCGGTCGCTTTTGGGAATGTTCCAG GGGAGCATCTTGTCAAGACAGAAGATGGAAAAACAATTCAAGCATCTAAAAAACAGAATCATCTCATTATTGAACCAAACCATTTCTCAGCTAACCAAAAA ATTGAAAACAAGAATGCTAAAGCAAATATATCATGGCCATCAAGGAAGCAGAGCCAAAAACCAAATGCAATTACCGATGAAATACTAAAGTGTTCTCCATCCACCATACAAAATGATGAATTCCCCGACTGGGAGATTGTTTAG
- the LOC111804099 gene encoding uncharacterized protein LOC111804099 isoform X3: MFQESLFRGPSLLRTIFGHRPFLLLFGLCQSSLSHHFLSHPYKNMKLKFMNRELYHLQAFTSNFTFAIQLLCTQKMEDRCLEMCDVLEKEVLKYVEGQLNSVDINEDHFQQPRLDVGEDQSPEKAYCANQNASSSVAFGNVPGEHLVKTEDGKTIQASKKQNHLIIEPNHFSANQKVCGAHEIENKNAKANISWPSRKQSQKPNAITDEILKCSPSTIQNDEFPDWEIV; this comes from the exons ATGTTTCAGGAGTCTCTTTTCAGGGGCCCCTCTCTTCTCAGAACTATTTTTGGACACCGTCCCTTCCTCCTCCTTTTTGGACTCTGCCAAAGCTCTCTCTCCcaccattttctctctcatccttataagaatatgaaattaaaatttatgaatcgGGAACTCTACCATCTTCAGGCTTTTACTTCTAACTTCACTTTTGCAATTCAACTTCTTTGCACTCAG AAAATGGAGGACAGATGCTTGGAGATGTGTGATGTCTTGGAGAAG GAAGTCTTGAAATATGTAGAAGGCCAGCTAAATTCGGTTGATATTAACGAAGATCACTTCCAACAGCCACGTTTGGATGTTGGAGAAGATCAGTCTCCTGAGAAGGCGTATTGTGCAAATCAAAATGCATCTTCCTCGGTCGCTTTTGGGAATGTTCCAG GGGAGCATCTTGTCAAGACAGAAGATGGAAAAACAATTCAAGCATCTAAAAAACAGAATCATCTCATTATTGAACCAAACCATTTCTCAGCTAACCAAAAAGTATGTGGAGCTCACGAG ATTGAAAACAAGAATGCTAAAGCAAATATATCATGGCCATCAAGGAAGCAGAGCCAAAAACCAAATGCAATTACCGATGAAATACTAAAGTGTTCTCCATCCACCATACAAAATGATGAATTCCCCGACTGGGAGATTGTTTAG
- the LOC111804099 gene encoding uncharacterized protein LOC111804099 isoform X1: protein MFQESLFRGPSLLRTIFGHRPFLLLFGLCQSSLSHHFLSHPYKNMKLKFMNRELYHLQAFTSNFTFAIQLLCTQFSFLHLNMGQNSNGLEWFMNVFKKMEDRCLEMCDVLEKEVLKYVEGQLNSVDINEDHFQQPRLDVGEDQSPEKAYCANQNASSSVAFGNVPGEHLVKTEDGKTIQASKKQNHLIIEPNHFSANQKVCGAHEIENKNAKANISWPSRKQSQKPNAITDEILKCSPSTIQNDEFPDWEIV, encoded by the exons ATGTTTCAGGAGTCTCTTTTCAGGGGCCCCTCTCTTCTCAGAACTATTTTTGGACACCGTCCCTTCCTCCTCCTTTTTGGACTCTGCCAAAGCTCTCTCTCCcaccattttctctctcatccttataagaatatgaaattaaaatttatgaatcgGGAACTCTACCATCTTCAGGCTTTTACTTCTAACTTCACTTTTGCAATTCAACTTCTTTGCACTCAG ttttcttttcttcatctgAACATGGGGCAAAACTCTAATGGCTTGGAATGGTTTATGAATGTCTTCAAGAAAATGGAGGACAGATGCTTGGAGATGTGTGATGTCTTGGAGAAG GAAGTCTTGAAATATGTAGAAGGCCAGCTAAATTCGGTTGATATTAACGAAGATCACTTCCAACAGCCACGTTTGGATGTTGGAGAAGATCAGTCTCCTGAGAAGGCGTATTGTGCAAATCAAAATGCATCTTCCTCGGTCGCTTTTGGGAATGTTCCAG GGGAGCATCTTGTCAAGACAGAAGATGGAAAAACAATTCAAGCATCTAAAAAACAGAATCATCTCATTATTGAACCAAACCATTTCTCAGCTAACCAAAAAGTATGTGGAGCTCACGAG ATTGAAAACAAGAATGCTAAAGCAAATATATCATGGCCATCAAGGAAGCAGAGCCAAAAACCAAATGCAATTACCGATGAAATACTAAAGTGTTCTCCATCCACCATACAAAATGATGAATTCCCCGACTGGGAGATTGTTTAG
- the LOC111804101 gene encoding protein trichome birefringence-like 38 yields the protein MGLPFRALALLLLQLLFLFSLQTARAEDLYNISNVGSRKQERACNLFQGRWVFDPSLPLYESSSCPFIDPEFNCQKYGRPDLSYLNYIWKPDLCDLPRFDGLELLRRWRGKKIMFVGDSLSLNMWQSLTCMILASAPKAKTSIVRRDSLSTVIFQDYGVSVLLHRTPYLVDVVKERVGRVLKLDSIEGGSVWKGMDVLIFNSWHWWTHTGRSQPWDYVQVGNTVKKDMNRLEAFYQGLTTWARWVEMNVDPSKTSVIFQGISPTHYEGKDWNQPRRSCNGESVPLSGSLYPAGTPPAAEIVKRVLSRMRTPVYLLDITTLSQLRKDSHPSIYSGEHAGTDCSHWCLPGLPDTWNQLLYAAFTM from the exons ATGGGTCTTCCATTCAGAGCTCTGGCCCTCCTACTTTTACAACTTCTGTTTCTCTTTTCACTACAAACTGCAAGAGCTGAGGATCTATACAACATAAGCAATGTGGGAAGTAGGAAGCAGGAGAGGGCGTGCAATTTGTTTCAAGGAAGATGGGTTTTTGATCCTTCTTTACCTCTTTATGAATCTTCAAGCTGTCCCTTCATAGACCCTGAGTTTAACTGCCAAAAGTATGGCAGACCAGATCTATCCTACCTCAACTACATTTGGAAACCAGACTTGTGTGATCTTCCAAG GTTTGACGGGTTGGAGCTTCTGAGGCGGTGGAGAGGGAAAAAGATAATGTTTGTAGGCGACTCACTGAGTCTCAACATGTGGCAGTCCTTAACATGTATGATTCTAGCGTCGGCGCCAAAAGCCAAAACCTCCATAGTCAGGCGGGACTCACTCTCTACTGTGATCTTCCAG GACTATGGAGTAAGCGTGCTTCTTCACAGAACGCCCTACCTTGTTGACGTAGTCAAAGAGAGGGTTGGAAGAGTACTAAAGCTTGATTCCATTGAAGGAGGCAGTGTGTGGAAGGGAATGGATGTGCTCATATTCAACTCCTGGCATTGGTGGACGCACACTGGGAGATCCCAGCC GTGGGATTATGTGCAAGTAGGAAATACAGTAAAGAAAGATATGAACCGTCTAGAGGCATTCTATCAAGGGTTGACCACCTGGGCAAGATGGGTGGAAATGAACGTTGATCCCAGTAAAACCAGTGTCATTTTCCAGGGAATCTCCCCCACCCATTATGA GGGAAAGGATTGGAACCAACCAAGGAGGAGTTGCAATGGAGAAAGCGTACCTCTCTCGGGGTCACTGTATCCAGCAGGGACGCCACCCGCCGCAGAAATTGTGAAGAGAGTGCTGAGTAGAATGAGAACCCCAGTTTACTTGCTAGACATCACAACGTTGTCGCAACTGCGGAAAGATTCACATCCCTCTATTTACAGCGGCGAGCACGCAGGAACAGATTGCAGCCACTGGTGCCTTCCCGGTTTGCCCGACACTTGGAACCAGCTTCTCTATGCAGCTTTCACCATGTGA
- the LOC111804102 gene encoding uncharacterized protein LOC111804102, giving the protein MTGSIVLNLQFPRVTDLRFRSYPLSNRHSSSSAHLICSPTRPRISRLVKVTAASSMEVEQGGKSAPVGSTPPMKLLFVEMGVGYDQHGQDITAAAMRACRDAISSNSIPAFRRGSIPGVTFAEMKLQIKLGVPHSLQQSLDIEKVKSVFPYGKIMNVEVVDGGLICSSGVHVEEMGDKNDDCYIVNAAVYVGY; this is encoded by the exons ATGACAGGCTCCATAGTCCTAAATCTACAATTCCCGCGGGTAACTGATCTTAGGTTTCGTTCTTACCCTCTTTCTAATCGACATTCTTCATCATCTGCGCATTTGATTTGCTCTCCTACACGCCCTCGAATTTCTCGCCTTGTCAAGGTTACTGCTGCGTCGTCAATGGAGGTCGAGCAGGGTGGAAAATCTGCGCCTGTTGGCAGCACACCTCCGATGAAGCTCTTATTCGTCGAGATGGGTGTTGGCTACGATCAACATGG CCAAGATATCACGGCGGCTGCAATGCGAGCCTGCAGGGATGCCATATCTTCCAATTCGATTCCAGCATTCCGTAGAG GTTCAATTCCTGGAGTCACATTTGCAGAGATGAAACTACAGATCAAGCTTGGAGTTCCACACTCTCTTCAACAATCCTTGGATATTGAAAAAGTCAAGTCCGTCTTCCCATA TGGAAAGATTATGAATGTTGAGGTCGTCGATGGTGGCTTAATATGCTCCAGCGGTGTGCATGTGGAAGAAATGGGAGACAAAAATGATGACTGTTACATAGTAAATGCTGCTGTTTATGTTGGCTACTAA
- the LOC111804103 gene encoding protein CHUP1, chloroplastic-like isoform X1, with product MVAGKVKVAMGLQKSPASRKAESTPKPSTPAQASPSSGKVSQKTVFSRSFGVYFPRSSAQVQPRPPDVTELLRVVEELRDREARLKTDLLEHKLLKESVAIVPMLENEISTKDAEVERASKRILFLEAENERLRVEMEEVTQSFEEQRREGQERIKAMEGEITELKKMALDRSRMELILENDELSASQRFQGLMEVSEKSNLIRNLKRATKCSDAVVNQHNRKVEQPEAKNDEVVTEGPRHSRCNSEEPAESTLCNVKSRIPRVPKPPKPSSSPYSFATTSSSSSTVSSGDVEKAIPAPPPVPTKQMQPPSKSAPPPPPPPPPPKGKTPMPAKVRRIPEVVEFYHSLMRRDSRRDLGSGVMDPPSTAKARDMIGEIENRSAHLLAIKTDVETQGDFIRFLIKEVENASFTDIEDVVPFVKWLDDELSYLVDERAVLKHFQWPEQKADALREAAFGYCDLKKLESEASSFRGDARQPCASALKKMQALLEKLEHGIYNLSRLRESATKRYKAFQIPVEWMLDTGIVSQIKLVCIKLALKYMKRVSAELETVGGGGPEEEELIVQGVRFAFRVHQFAGGFDVETMKAFQEMRDKASSCHVECQNQQHKYVGCSRATTC from the exons ATGGTAGCTGGGAAGGTGAAGGTCGCAATGGGGCTGCAGAAGTCTCCGGCGAGTAGAAAGGCGGAAAGCACACCGAAGCCGTCGACGCCAGCTCAGGCTTCTCCAAGCTCTGGTAAGGTTTCTCAGAAAACAGTCTTCTCCCGCTCGTTTGGTGTATATTTCCCTCGCTCTTCTGCTCAGGTTCAGCCTCGACCGCCTGACGTGACGGAGCTTCTCCGTGTGGTCGAGGAGTTGCGTGACAGAGAGGCACGATTGAAGACTGACCTATTGGAGCACAAGCTGTTAAAGGAATCTGTCGCCATTGTTCCTATGCTTGAGAATGAGATCTCTACGAAAGATGCAGAGGTTGAAAGAGCGTCTAAGCGAATACTGTTCTTGGAGGCGGAGAATGAGCGATTGAGAGTTGAAATGGAGGAAGTTACACAGAGTTTTGAGGAGCAGAGGAGAGAGGGACAAGAGAGAATAAAGGCAATGGAAGGTGAAATCACGGAGCTGAAGAAAATGGCGTTGGATCGAAGTAGAATGGAGCTTATTTTGGAGAACGACGAACTTTCGGCGTCGCAGAGGTTTCAGGGATTAATGGAGGTCTCTGAAAAGTCTAACCTAATCAGGAATTTGAAAAGAGCGACCAAATGTTCGGATGCTGTTGTTAACCAGCACAATCGAAAGGTTGAACAGCCAGAGGCAAAGAATGACGAAGTTGTAACTGAGGGACCGAGACACTCACGATGTAACTCGGAAGAACCCGCAGAATCCACTCTCTGTAACGTAAAATCGCGAATACCTAGGGTTCCAAAACCTCCGAAACCTTCTTCATCTCCCTATTCTTTTGCCACTacttcctcctcctcatcAACTGTCTCTTCTGGTGATGTAGAGAAAGCGATCCCAGCCCCACCCCCTGTCCCAACCAAGCAAATGCAGCCGCCTTCGAAGTCGGCACCGCCTCCCCCTCCCCCTCCGCCGCCTCCTAAAGGTAAGACGCCGATGCCGGCGAAGGTAAGGCGAATTCCGGAGGTTGTTGAGTTTTATCATTCGTTAATGCGGAGAGATTCACGGCGAGATCTCGGCTCCGGCGTCATGGACCCGCCGTCGACCGCCAAAGCTCGTGACATGATCGGAGAGATCGAGAACCGGTCCGCTCACTTACTCGCT ATAAAGACGGATGTAGAGACTCAAGGGGATTTCATAAGGTTCTTgataaaagaagttgaaaatgcTTCATTTACGGACATTGAGGACGTTGTTCCATTTGTCAAATGGTTGGATGATGAGCTCTCATACCTGGTAGATGAAAGAGCCGTGCTTAAACACTTTCAATGGCCAGAGCAAAAGGCCGACGCTCTGCGTGAGGCTGCATTTGGATATTGCGATCTTAAGAAGCTGGAATCCGAAGCCTCTTCGTTCCGTGGTGATGCCCGCCAGCCCTGCGCTTCGGCTCTCAAGAAGATGCAAGCTTTGCTTGAAAA GTTGGAGCATGGTATCTACAATTTGTCTAGACTGCGTGAATCTGCAACGAAGAGATACAAAGCATTTCAAATTCCAGTGGAGTGGATGCTTGATACTGGAATTGTGAGTCAG ATCAAGCTTGTCTGTATAAAATTAGCATTGAAGTACATGAAAAGGGTATCCGCAGAGCTTGAAACAGTCGGTGGTGGTGGacctgaagaagaagagctgATTGTCCAGGGCGTTAGATTTGCCTTCCGTGTGCATCAG TTTGCAGGAGGGTTTGATGTAGAAACGATGAAGGCGTTTCAAGAGATGAGAGATAAGGCAAGTTCATGTCATGTAGAATGCCAAAACCAGCAACATAAGTACGTGGGGTGTAGCAGAGCTACAACTTGTTAA
- the LOC111804103 gene encoding protein CHUP1, chloroplastic-like isoform X2 yields MLENEISTKDAEVERASKRILFLEAENERLRVEMEEVTQSFEEQRREGQERIKAMEGEITELKKMALDRSRMELILENDELSASQRFQGLMEVSEKSNLIRNLKRATKCSDAVVNQHNRKVEQPEAKNDEVVTEGPRHSRCNSEEPAESTLCNVKSRIPRVPKPPKPSSSPYSFATTSSSSSTVSSGDVEKAIPAPPPVPTKQMQPPSKSAPPPPPPPPPPKGKTPMPAKVRRIPEVVEFYHSLMRRDSRRDLGSGVMDPPSTAKARDMIGEIENRSAHLLAIKTDVETQGDFIRFLIKEVENASFTDIEDVVPFVKWLDDELSYLVDERAVLKHFQWPEQKADALREAAFGYCDLKKLESEASSFRGDARQPCASALKKMQALLEKLEHGIYNLSRLRESATKRYKAFQIPVEWMLDTGIVSQIKLVCIKLALKYMKRVSAELETVGGGGPEEEELIVQGVRFAFRVHQFAGGFDVETMKAFQEMRDKASSCHVECQNQQHKYVGCSRATTC; encoded by the exons ATGCTTGAGAATGAGATCTCTACGAAAGATGCAGAGGTTGAAAGAGCGTCTAAGCGAATACTGTTCTTGGAGGCGGAGAATGAGCGATTGAGAGTTGAAATGGAGGAAGTTACACAGAGTTTTGAGGAGCAGAGGAGAGAGGGACAAGAGAGAATAAAGGCAATGGAAGGTGAAATCACGGAGCTGAAGAAAATGGCGTTGGATCGAAGTAGAATGGAGCTTATTTTGGAGAACGACGAACTTTCGGCGTCGCAGAGGTTTCAGGGATTAATGGAGGTCTCTGAAAAGTCTAACCTAATCAGGAATTTGAAAAGAGCGACCAAATGTTCGGATGCTGTTGTTAACCAGCACAATCGAAAGGTTGAACAGCCAGAGGCAAAGAATGACGAAGTTGTAACTGAGGGACCGAGACACTCACGATGTAACTCGGAAGAACCCGCAGAATCCACTCTCTGTAACGTAAAATCGCGAATACCTAGGGTTCCAAAACCTCCGAAACCTTCTTCATCTCCCTATTCTTTTGCCACTacttcctcctcctcatcAACTGTCTCTTCTGGTGATGTAGAGAAAGCGATCCCAGCCCCACCCCCTGTCCCAACCAAGCAAATGCAGCCGCCTTCGAAGTCGGCACCGCCTCCCCCTCCCCCTCCGCCGCCTCCTAAAGGTAAGACGCCGATGCCGGCGAAGGTAAGGCGAATTCCGGAGGTTGTTGAGTTTTATCATTCGTTAATGCGGAGAGATTCACGGCGAGATCTCGGCTCCGGCGTCATGGACCCGCCGTCGACCGCCAAAGCTCGTGACATGATCGGAGAGATCGAGAACCGGTCCGCTCACTTACTCGCT ATAAAGACGGATGTAGAGACTCAAGGGGATTTCATAAGGTTCTTgataaaagaagttgaaaatgcTTCATTTACGGACATTGAGGACGTTGTTCCATTTGTCAAATGGTTGGATGATGAGCTCTCATACCTGGTAGATGAAAGAGCCGTGCTTAAACACTTTCAATGGCCAGAGCAAAAGGCCGACGCTCTGCGTGAGGCTGCATTTGGATATTGCGATCTTAAGAAGCTGGAATCCGAAGCCTCTTCGTTCCGTGGTGATGCCCGCCAGCCCTGCGCTTCGGCTCTCAAGAAGATGCAAGCTTTGCTTGAAAA GTTGGAGCATGGTATCTACAATTTGTCTAGACTGCGTGAATCTGCAACGAAGAGATACAAAGCATTTCAAATTCCAGTGGAGTGGATGCTTGATACTGGAATTGTGAGTCAG ATCAAGCTTGTCTGTATAAAATTAGCATTGAAGTACATGAAAAGGGTATCCGCAGAGCTTGAAACAGTCGGTGGTGGTGGacctgaagaagaagagctgATTGTCCAGGGCGTTAGATTTGCCTTCCGTGTGCATCAG TTTGCAGGAGGGTTTGATGTAGAAACGATGAAGGCGTTTCAAGAGATGAGAGATAAGGCAAGTTCATGTCATGTAGAATGCCAAAACCAGCAACATAAGTACGTGGGGTGTAGCAGAGCTACAACTTGTTAA
- the LOC111804105 gene encoding GDSL esterase/lipase At1g28590-like, whose translation MGSSNSSPVLSLNRLFIILVLPLLTFAPPTVFGCFTSIFNFGDSLSDTGNLFGNCVSEEPPHSCFPPYGDAFFHHPTGRFSNGRLIIDFIAQSLGLPLLQPYLGVGRRRISIQDFEKGLNFAVAGATALDEAVLREKGITNLPTNYSLGVQLEWFKNTYSFVCKSSSTATEKCRAILKSSLIVVGEIGGNDYNYPFIDERQNIEEIKSLVAPVVKAIGSAITELIKLGAQTLMVPGNLPIGCNPTYLKVYGTSVQNSENGCVNWLNEFSEYHNEQLLQELKQIRALYPRIRIIYADYYNSAMLFYDAPQDFGLTNTLQICLVNDKEALNTHRKYGYSSLCDNPSEYVSWDGMHLTEAAYEVIAIALLEGPYTTPQIKTSCISHNATTTLLQSQ comes from the exons ATGGGTTCTTCCAATTCTTCCCCCGTCTTATCACTGAATCGGTTATTCATCATACTTGTTCTGCCATTGCTGACCTTCGCTCCACCTACTGTTTTCGGATGCTTCACTTCCATCTTCAACTTCGGAGATTCTCTTTCCGACACCGGAAACCTCTTCGGCAATTGTGTCTCCGAGGAACCTCCCCACTCTTGCTTTCCTCCTTATGGAGACGCCTTCTTCCACCACCCCACCGGCCGCTTCTCCAATGGCCGTCTCATAATCGACTTCATCG CCCAATCACTGGGGCTTCCATTGCTACAGCCATATCTGGGTGTGGGAAGACGGAGGATTAGCATCCAGGATTTCGAGAAGGGATTGAATTTCGCAGTTGCGGGAGCAACGGCGCTGGATGAGGCGGTTCTCCGAGAGAAGGGGATTACTAATTTACCCACGAATTACTCTCTTGGGGTTCAACTGGAATGGTTCAAAAACACATATTCTTTCGTCTGCAAATCCTCTTCTACTGCAACGGAAA AGTGCAGAGCGATCCTCAAAAGCTCGCTAATTGTGGTGGGAGAAATAGGAGGCAATGATTACAACTATCCATTCATCGACGAACGGCAAAACATTGAAGAAATCAAGTCATTAGTGGCACCGGTGGTTAAAGCAATTGGTTCAGCAATCACC GAGTTGATTAAGCTTGGAGCTCAAACTCTAATGGTTCCTGGTAACCTTCCAATTGGGTGCAATCCTACTTATCTCAAAGTTTATGGAACTTCAGTCCAGAACTCAGAGAATGGTTGCGTAAATTGGCTCAATGAATTTTCTGAGTACCACAATGAACAGCTTCTACAAGAATTGAAACAAATCCGAGCTCTTTATCCTCGTATCCGTATCATATATGCAGATTATTACAATTCTGCCATGCTTTTCTATGATGCCCCACAAGATTTTG GATTGACAAATACTCTACAGATTTGTTTGGTGAATGATAAGGAAGCATTAAACACACATAGGAAGTATGGATATTCATCGCTGTGTGATAATCCCTCAGAATATGTTAGTTGGGATGGCATGCACTTAACAGAAGCAGCATACGAAGTAATAGCCATTGCTTTGTTGGAAGGCCCATACACAACTCCTCAAATTAAAACCTCTTGCATTTCACACAATGCCACAACTACCTTACTTCAATCGCAATAA